One window from the genome of Sesamum indicum cultivar Zhongzhi No. 13 linkage group LG15, S_indicum_v1.0, whole genome shotgun sequence encodes:
- the LOC105177189 gene encoding ABC transporter B family member 15-like, with amino-acid sequence MGGSDHVDQQKQKKKKKGSRSSGISFRLIFMHADGWDTLLMGLGLLGAFGDGVSMPAMLLVTSKLMNSFGDSQTSVTDEFSHNINKNALVLCYMACAQWVACFLEGYCWTRTAERQASRLRTRYLKAVMRQDVGYFDLHVTSTAEVIESVSSDSLIIQDAISEKVPVFIMNLSTFFGSYIAAFIMLWRLAIVGFPFVVFLLIPGLMYGRTLMSIARKVRDEYSKAGAIVEQAISSVRTVYSFVGESKTIAAYSAALQGTVKLGLRQGLAKGLAIGSNGVVFAIWSFMSYYGSRLVMYHGAEGGTVFAVGAAIAIGGLSLGSGLSNVKYFSEASAAAERIKEVINRVPKIDSDSVEGQILQNVSGEVEFKHIEFAYPSRPESIIFEDFNLKVPAGKTVALVGGSGSGKSTVIALLQRFYDPLGGEILLDGVAIDKLQLKWLRSQMGLVSQEPALFATSIKENILFGKEDASMEEVIEAAKASNAHNFITQLPQGYDTQVGERGVQMSGGQKQRIAIARAIIKAPKILLLDEATSALDSESERVVQEALDKAAVGRTTIIIAHRLSTIRNADLIAVVQNGQVMSMGSHDELIQDENGLYSSLVRLQQTEKTKEFTTPNSVGPASLTNNDIHNTSSRRLSIVSRSSSANSAAPSRGVDVTIVFSDQVFSKPSFRRLLAMNLPEWKQATMGSISAILFGAIQPLYAFALGSVISVYFQQDHSVIKEKIKIYSLCFLGLAVFSLLINVCQHYNFAAMGEHLTKRIRERMLSKMLTFEIGWFDQDENATGAVCSRLAKDANVVRSLVGDRMALLIQTFSAVTIACTMGLAIAWKLALVMIAVQPLIIICYYCKRVLLKNMSKKAMKAQDESSKLAAEAVSNLRTVTAFSSQARILEMLEKTQEGPKKESIRQSWFAGIGLGTSQSLMTCTWALDFWYGGKLIAEGFIGAKALFQTFMILVSTGRVIADAGTMTNDLAKGADAVGSVFAVLDRYSLIEPEDPDGYKTDKLTGHVELRDVDFAYPARPNTIIFKGFSIYIEAGKSTALVGQSGSGKSTIIGLIQRFYDPLRGVVKIDGRDIKSYHLRSLRKHIALVSQEPTLFAGTIRQNITYGASEDIDEAEIIEASKAANAHDFIAGLKDGYNTFCGDRGLQLSGGQKQRIAIARAILKNPAILLLDEATSALDTQSEKVVQDALERVMVGRTSVVVAHRLSTIQNCDTIAVLDKGKVVEKGTHSSLLARGPKGAYYSLVNLQRTPAANQTIN; translated from the exons ATGGGTGGTAGTGATCATGTGGATCAgcagaaacaaaagaagaagaagaagggaagTAGAAGCAGTGGTATTTCTTTTCGTTTGATTTTCATGCATGCGGATGGTTGGGATACGTTGTTGATGGGGCTGGGATTGTTGGGTGCGTTCGGTGATGGGGTTTCCATGCCTGCTATGCTGCTGGTTACCAGCAAGCTGATGAACAGCTTCGGAGACTCTCAGACTTCAGTGACTGATGAGTTTAGTCACAACATCAACAAG AATGCACTTGTTCTTTGCTACATGGCTTGCGCGCAATGGGTCGCTTGTTTTCTTG AGGGATATTGTTGGACAAGAACAGCAGAAAGACAAGCTTCAAGGTTAAGGACAAGATACTTGAAAGCTGTAATGAGGCAAGACGTCGGCTACTTTGATTTGCATGTAACCAGCACGGCTGAGGTCATCGAAAGTGTTTCCAGTGATAGTCTAATAATTCAGGACGCCATTAGTGAAAAG GTTCCGGTTTTCATCATGAATCTCTCGACGTTCTTTGGATCCTATATCGCGGCATTCATCATGTTGTGGAGATTAGCAATCGTGGGATTTCCATTTGTAGTATTCCTACTCATACCAGGTTTGATGTACGGCAGGACTCTGATGAGCATTGCAAGAAAAGTCAGGGACGAGTACAGCAAAGCTGGTGCAATAGTAGAACAAGCCATCTCTTCCGTCCGCACGGTTTATTCCTTTGTTGGAGAGAGCAAGACTATTGCTGCATATTCTGCTGCTCTTCAGGGGACTGTGAAGTTGGGACTGAGGCAAGGATTAGCCAAAGGTTTAGCCATCGGCAGCAACGGTGTTGTCTTTGCAATTTGGTCCTTCATGTCTTACTATGGCAGTCGATTGGTCATGTACCATGGCGCTGAAGGAGGCACCGTTTTTGCTGTTGGAGCTGCAATTGCTATTGGTGGACT ATCACTGGGTTCGGGCTTGTCCAATGTGAAGTATTTTTCTGAAGCGAGTGCGGCCGCAGAACGTATAAAGGAAGTCATTAACAGAGTTCCCAAAATCGATTCGGACAGTGTGGAAGGCCAAATACTACAGAATGTATCTGGAGAAGTTGAGTTTAAACACATTGAATTTGCCTATCCGTCGAGACCTGAAAGCATAATTTTCGAAGATTTTAATCTGAAAGTCCCGGCAGGAAAGACTGTGGCATTAGTGGGTGGAAGTGGATCCGGAAAGTCAACAGTGATTGCTCTGTTGCAGAGATTTTATGATCCACTTGGTGGTGAAATTCTCCTTGATGGAGTAGCCATCGACAAGTTGCAACTCAAGTGGCTAAGGTCACAAATGGGCTTGGTTAGTCAGGAGCCGGCTCTCTTCGCTACCTCAATTAAGGAGAACATACTATTCGGCAAAGAAGACGCATCTATGGAAGAGGTCATAGAGGCTGCCAAGGCTTCTAATGCTCATAACTTCATCACTCAGTTGCCTCAAGGTTATGACACTCAG GTTGGTGAGAGAGGAGTGCAGATGTCTGGAGGCCAGAAGCAGAGAATAGCAATAGCTAGAGCCATAATCAAGGCACCCAAAATTCTTCTACTTGATGAGGCCACGAGTGCTCTTGACTCAGAATCTGAACGAGTCGTCCAAGAAGCTCTTGACAAGGCAGCCGTTGGACGCACCACCATCATCATAGCCCATCGTCTTTCCACCATCCGCAATGCTGACCTTATTGCAGTTGTCCAAAACGGCCAGGTCATGTCGATGGGTTCACATGATGAGCTTATACAAGATGAAAATGGCCTCTACTCTTCACTAGTTCGCCTCCAACAAACTGAGAAAACCAAAGAATTCACCACTCCTAATAGTGTTGGACCAGCATCCCTAACAAACAACGACATCCACAACACGAGCAGCAGACGGCTCTCAATAGTCAGCCGGTCCAGTTCAGCCAATTCGGCTGCACCAAGCCGAGGAGTAGATGTGACAATCGTGTTCAGTGATCAAGTTTTCTCGAAGCCTTCATTTAGAAGATTACTGGCTATGAATTTGCCAGAGTGGAAGCAAGCAACGATGGGTAGTATAAGTGCAATATTGTTTGGTGCTATTCAGCCACTATATGCATTTGCATTGGGATCGGTGATATCAGTTTATTTTCAACAAGATCATAGTGTGATCAAGgagaagataaaaatatattcgttgtGTTTTCTCGGGTTGGCTGTGTTCTCACTCTTGATCAATGTTTGCCAACACTACAACTTTGCTGCAATGGGAGAGCATCTGACAAAGAGAATCAGAGAGAGAATGTTGTCGAAGATGCTTACTTTTGAAATTGGTTGGTTCGATCAGGATGAGAATGCCACGGGTGCTGTATGCTCTAGACTAGCCAAAGATGCCAATGTG GTGAGGTCTCTGGTAGGTGATCGGATGGCACTGCTCATCCAGACATTCTCTGCAGTAACCATAGCTTGCACGATGGGTCTTGCCATTGCTTGGAAGCTTGCTTTAGTAATGATAGCTGTACAGCCCCTAATCATCATCTGCTACTACTGCAAGCGCGTCCTGCTAAAGAACATGTCGAAAAAGGCAATGAAAGCTCAAGATGAGAGTAGCAAGCTTGCAGCAGAAGCCGTCTCCAATCTTCGTACTGTGACGGCCTTCTCTTCCCAGGCTCGAATCCTCGAAATGCTTGAGAAAACCCAAGAAGGGcctaaaaaagaaagcataCGACAGTCATGGTTCGCAGGCATTGGGCTCGGTACCTCCCAAAGTCTCATGACATGCACTTGGGCCTTAGACTTTTGGTATGGTGGCAAACTTATAGCAGAGGGCTTCATTGGAGCAAAGGCTCTATTTCAGACTTTCATGATCTTGGTGAGCACGGGCCGTGTCATAGCCGATGCTGGAACTATGACCAATGATCTAGCCAAAGGGGCAGATGCAGTAGGATCCGTTTTTGCTGTTTTGGATCGGTATTCCTTGATCGAACCAGAAGATCCAGACGGCTACAAGACCGATAAGCTAACCGGCCATGTCGAGCTTCGTGATGTTGATTTTGCCTATCCGGCTAGACCAAACACAATCATCTTCAAAGGCTTTTCCATCTACATTGAGGCAGGAAAATCAACTGCACTAGTAGGACAAAGTGGCTCAGGGAAATCAACTATAATAGGCCTCATACAAAGATTCTATGATCCATTACGAGGCGTGGTGAAAATCGATGGACGAGATATCAAGTCATATCATCTGAGGTCACTGAGGAAGCACATTGCACTTGTTAGCCAAGAACCAACACTATTTGCCGGTACCATACGACAGAACATCACTTACGGAGCATCAGAAGACATCGATGAAGCTGAGATCATTGAAGCATCCAAAGCAGCCAATGCACATGACTTCATCGCTGGACTAAAAGACGGCTACAACACATTCTGTGGAGACAGAGGACTGCAGCTATCCGGCGGACAGAAGCAGAGAATCGCAATAGCTCGTGCCATACTGAAAAATCCTGCAATCTTGTTACTAGACGAGGCCACAAGTGCGTTGGACA